In Flavobacterium okayamense, a single window of DNA contains:
- a CDS encoding cytochrome c: MKRLRIYIFIFSILTFLSVIFIIFTLQNNAQKLNCATPEPTLICGTISLTENENKGKEIFDSNCSACHRLHKNMTGPALANIDSIKLKTWLTFKNQIDTTKVKTFKKVYHIATFSNNLDKEDIESLYDYLKQ; encoded by the coding sequence ATGAAAAGATTAAGAATTTACATATTTATTTTTTCAATATTGACATTCTTATCCGTTATTTTTATCATTTTTACCTTACAAAATAATGCGCAAAAATTAAATTGTGCTACTCCTGAACCAACTTTAATTTGTGGAACAATTAGTTTGACTGAAAACGAAAACAAAGGAAAAGAAATATTCGATTCTAATTGTTCAGCTTGTCATAGGCTTCATAAAAATATGACTGGACCCGCATTGGCAAATATAGATTCGATAAAATTAAAAACTTGGCTAACTTTTAAAAATCAAATTGATACTACTAAAGTAAAAACTTTTAAAAAAGTATATCATATAGCTACTTTTTCAAATAACTTAGATAAAGAAGATATAGAAAGTTTATATGACTACTTGAAACAATAA
- a CDS encoding GIY-YIG nuclease family protein, whose product MFYTYILFSTKTHKYYVGQTNNLSDRLFRHNSGQQVSTKNGIPWILIVSFDFSTRKEAVYLETKIKKRGIKRFLIDNDLLEQ is encoded by the coding sequence ATGTTTTATACTTACATTTTATTCAGTACAAAGACACATAAGTATTACGTTGGTCAAACTAATAATTTATCTGATAGATTATTCAGACATAATTCAGGACAACAAGTTTCAACTAAAAATGGTATTCCTTGGATTTTGATTGTTTCTTTTGATTTTTCAACGAGAAAGGAAGCGGTTTATTTGGAAACTAAAATTAAGAAAAGAGGTATTAAAAGATTTTTAATTGATAATGATTTATTAGAACAATAA
- the trxB gene encoding thioredoxin-disulfide reductase produces the protein MSNSIERVKCLIIGSGPAGYTAAIYAARANMFPVLYQGQQPGGQLTTTNEVENFPGYPDGITGPEMMVQLQAQATRFGTDIRDGWATKVDFSGEVHKVWINDTIEIHADTVIISTGASAKYLGLESEQHYLKLGGGVSACAVCDGFFYRNQEVVIVGAGDSACEEAHYLSHICKKVTMLVRSDVFRASKIMEERVRKTPNIEILMHTETDEVLGDGQVVTGVRAKNRATGEVTEIPATGFFVAIGHKPNTDIFADYLDLDETGYIKNIPGTAKTNVPGVFVGGDAADHVYRQAITAAGTGCMAALDAERYLASKE, from the coding sequence ATGTCAAATTCTATAGAAAGAGTAAAATGTTTAATAATAGGCTCTGGTCCTGCAGGTTATACTGCAGCAATTTATGCAGCTAGAGCAAATATGTTTCCAGTATTATACCAAGGTCAGCAACCAGGAGGTCAATTAACAACTACAAATGAAGTTGAAAATTTTCCTGGATATCCTGATGGAATTACTGGCCCTGAAATGATGGTACAATTACAAGCACAAGCAACTCGTTTTGGTACAGATATCCGTGATGGATGGGCAACAAAAGTTGATTTTTCAGGAGAAGTACACAAAGTTTGGATAAATGATACAATTGAAATACATGCTGATACAGTTATTATTTCTACAGGTGCTTCTGCAAAATATTTAGGTTTAGAATCAGAGCAACATTATTTAAAATTAGGTGGTGGAGTTTCAGCTTGTGCGGTTTGTGATGGTTTCTTTTATAGAAATCAAGAAGTTGTAATCGTAGGAGCAGGAGATAGTGCTTGTGAAGAAGCTCACTATTTATCTCATATTTGTAAAAAAGTAACCATGTTAGTTAGAAGTGATGTTTTTAGAGCTTCTAAAATTATGGAAGAGCGTGTGCGTAAAACGCCAAATATTGAAATTTTAATGCATACTGAAACAGATGAGGTTTTAGGTGACGGACAAGTAGTTACTGGTGTTAGAGCTAAAAATAGAGCGACAGGAGAAGTTACTGAAATTCCTGCAACTGGTTTCTTTGTCGCTATTGGACACAAGCCAAATACAGATATTTTTGCAGATTATTTAGATTTAGACGAAACAGGATACATTAAAAATATTCCAGGTACTGCAAAAACAAATGTGCCAGGTGTATTTGTTGGCGGAGACGCAGCAGATCATGTGTATCGTCAGGCAATTACTGCTGCTGGAACTGGTTGTATGGCGGCTTTAGATGCAGAACGTTATCTAGCTTCGAAAGAGTAA